The genomic segment GCCGGCTTCCACCCGGATCACGCCCAGCTGCGCCGCGTGGCCGAGTCGATCGTCACAGGTCACTGACGATCGACTTGATCGCGTCCATCGCCTTGAGGCGATCGGCGCCCTCGCCCAGACCACCGTCCGGGATGATCAGCTCATCGAGACCGTTCGCCGCGTACGCGGCGATCTCGTCGGCCAGCTGGGCCGGTGAGCCGCCGATGGCGTTGGGCCTGTTCGCGGGCAGCGGCCCGTCGACGACGGTCAACGCCTGAGCGGTCCGCGCGATCGTCCTCGGGTCGCGCCCGACGGCCGCGCAGTGCTCGTCGAGCACCGCCGACTTGTGCGCGATCAGCTCCGGCCGCCCCCAGCAGTTCCATTCGTCGGCGTGCTCGGCGACCAGGCGCAGCATCCGCTTCTCGCCCTTGGCCCCGATCATCAGCGGGAGCGGCTGCTGCACGGGCTTGGGCTCGTTGACCGCGTCGGTCACCCGATAGTGGTCGCCGTGCACCGTGGTGCGGGGCGTCCGCAGCAGCCCGTGGAGGATCTGCAGCGCCTCGGAGAACCGGTCGATCCGCTCCTTGAGCGAGCCCAGCTCGATCCCGTACTGCTCGTGCTCGTTGATCTGCCAGCCCGCGCCGACACCGAGCACGAACCGGCCGCCGCTGATCTGGTCCACGGTGGCGGCCATGTTCGCGAGCACGGCCGGGTGCCGGTAGGTGATGCCGTAGACGAGCGTGCCGACCCGGATGCGCGGCACCGCCGCGGCCAGCGCGGCCACGACCGAGCCGCACTCGAGCACCGGCCACGTGTCGTCCTCGCCGGGGCCTACATCGGGCATGAAGTGGTCGGCGAACCAGACGCCGTCCCAGCCGGTCTCCTCAGCGTGGCGGGCCTGCTCCAGAACGGCGGCGTAGCTCTGCCCGGCTCCGGGCCAGATGGAAAGTCGCATGACGTCACGGTCGCACGGCCGCCAGCACGTGGTCGACCAGAGCGTCCGCGTATTCCTCGGTGAGCGGCCCGGTGCGCAGCTGCCAGCGGTGGAAGATCGGCCCGAAGATCAGCTCGACAGCCACGTCCAGGTCGGCCCCCGTACGGATCTGCCCCCGCTCCCGCGCCGCCGCCAGCCGATCCCGGACGGCCTCCAGCTGGGGCCGCAGCAATCGGTCACGCACCTGGCCCGCCAAGTCGTCGTCGGAGAGCATTTCGACCGTCAGGGCCCGGGTGGTGGCGGACAGCCGGGGGTCGGCGAACTCGGCCACTGTGGCCCGGACCAGCTCGCGCAGGTCGGCTTCGAGGTCCCCGCTGTCGGGCAGCACGACCGGGGTCTGCTGCCTGGTCAGCGCCTCCAGCACGACCTCACCCTTGCGCCGCCACCAGCGATAGATCGTCTGCTTGCCGACGCCGGCCCGGGCGGCGATCGCCTCGATGGTCACCTTGGCGTAGTCGGTCTCGGCCAGCAGGGCCAGCGCCGCGTCGAGGATCGCGCGGCGGGACTGTTCGTTGCGGCGGGCGGCGGCGGGCACGCATTCAGACTACTTCATGCGAGAC from the Paractinoplanes abujensis genome contains:
- a CDS encoding TIGR03560 family F420-dependent LLM class oxidoreductase gives rise to the protein MRLSIWPGAGQSYAAVLEQARHAEETGWDGVWFADHFMPDVGPGEDDTWPVLECGSVVAALAAAVPRIRVGTLVYGITYRHPAVLANMAATVDQISGGRFVLGVGAGWQINEHEQYGIELGSLKERIDRFSEALQILHGLLRTPRTTVHGDHYRVTDAVNEPKPVQQPLPLMIGAKGEKRMLRLVAEHADEWNCWGRPELIAHKSAVLDEHCAAVGRDPRTIARTAQALTVVDGPLPANRPNAIGGSPAQLADEIAAYAANGLDELIIPDGGLGEGADRLKAMDAIKSIVSDL
- a CDS encoding TetR/AcrR family transcriptional regulator — encoded protein: MPAAARRNEQSRRAILDAALALLAETDYAKVTIEAIAARAGVGKQTIYRWWRRKGEVVLEALTRQQTPVVLPDSGDLEADLRELVRATVAEFADPRLSATTRALTVEMLSDDDLAGQVRDRLLRPQLEAVRDRLAAARERGQIRTGADLDVAVELIFGPIFHRWQLRTGPLTEEYADALVDHVLAAVRP